A single region of the Thermoplasmata archaeon genome encodes:
- a CDS encoding ABC transporter ATP-binding protein produces the protein MADDAIIRAVDVHKIYNSGAVNVHALRGVNLAIARGEMVAIMGPSGCGKTTLLNCFSGLDDVTSGDVRIEGVSLAAMNDDAKSRYRSRRMGFVFQSYNLLPVLTSVENVELPLLVARAPAREARRKALAILEDVELDGWADHKPAQLSAGQQQRVAIARALVNDPAIVWADEPTGNLDSETSAQIMDLLVRLNRGQGQTLVVVTHDSTVSSRAHRILRMRNGQVVDEARGA, from the coding sequence ATGGCGGACGACGCGATCATCCGCGCGGTCGATGTTCACAAGATCTACAACTCCGGTGCCGTGAACGTCCACGCCTTGCGCGGCGTGAACCTCGCGATCGCACGCGGTGAGATGGTCGCAATCATGGGGCCGTCGGGCTGCGGCAAGACGACCCTCCTGAACTGCTTCTCGGGCCTCGACGACGTGACGTCGGGCGACGTGCGCATCGAAGGCGTGTCGCTCGCGGCGATGAACGACGACGCGAAGAGCCGCTACCGATCCCGCCGGATGGGCTTCGTGTTCCAGTCATACAACCTCCTCCCGGTCCTGACGTCCGTGGAGAACGTCGAGCTGCCGCTCCTCGTGGCGAGGGCCCCCGCGCGTGAAGCCCGGCGGAAGGCGCTCGCGATCCTCGAGGATGTCGAGCTGGACGGCTGGGCGGACCACAAGCCCGCGCAGCTCAGCGCGGGACAGCAGCAGCGCGTCGCGATCGCCCGCGCGCTCGTGAACGACCCCGCGATCGTCTGGGCGGACGAACCGACGGGGAATCTCGACTCGGAGACGTCCGCGCAGATCATGGACCTCCTCGTACGGCTGAACCGCGGGCAAGGGCAGACGCTCGTCGTCGTGACGCACGACTCGACCGTGAGCTCGCGCGCCCACCGCATCCTCCGCATGCGGAACGGGCAGGTTGTCGACGAGGCGCGGGGGGCGTGA